A portion of the Acidihalobacter yilgarnensis genome contains these proteins:
- a CDS encoding ABC transporter permease, giving the protein MLTSIVTSALGLALMMVMASTIFGLSFLAYGLLLIPFLAILFLFGIALGIFCSALVLRLGPASEWLIWPIPAVISPFAGVFYPLSTLPTWMQAIGRLLPPAYVFDGIRALAAGAHFPLITLMWSFALAALYIVAATAYFLYVYRHAVRSGLLARYHAESAN; this is encoded by the coding sequence GTGCTGACCAGCATTGTGACCAGCGCCCTGGGTCTCGCATTGATGATGGTCATGGCGAGCACGATCTTTGGACTCTCATTTCTGGCCTATGGCCTGCTGTTGATCCCATTCTTGGCCATTCTGTTCCTGTTCGGCATCGCGCTGGGCATCTTCTGTAGCGCGCTGGTACTGCGTCTAGGCCCCGCCTCCGAATGGCTGATCTGGCCCATCCCAGCTGTGATTTCACCCTTCGCCGGGGTTTTTTATCCCTTGAGCACGCTACCGACCTGGATGCAGGCTATTGGCCGTCTGCTACCACCTGCATACGTCTTCGACGGCATCCGCGCCCTGGCCGCCGGCGCCCATTTCCCACTAATCACGTTGATGTGGAGTTTCGCGCTTGCTGCGTTGTATATCGTAGCGGCCACCGCCTACTTCCTGTATGTCTATCGTCACGCCGTGCGTAGCGGCCTACTCGCCCGCTACCACGCGGAGAGCGCCAACTGA
- a CDS encoding glutathione peroxidase encodes MGLYEIPLTTIDGRTCTLSRYRGRVLLIVNVASRCLFTPQYAALETLHRRYVDAGLSILGFPCDQFGHQEPGGEAEIADFCAARYAVTFPMFAKIEVNGESAHALYRLLTAAAPGWWGVERIRWNFTKFLVDREGRVYSRHAPQTAPRRLERGIRRLLG; translated from the coding sequence ATGGGTCTGTATGAAATACCCCTAACTACGATTGATGGACGAACTTGTACCTTGTCGCGTTATCGCGGGAGGGTGTTGCTGATTGTCAACGTCGCCAGTCGCTGCCTGTTCACACCTCAATACGCCGCCCTGGAGACGCTTCATCGACGCTATGTCGATGCCGGTCTGAGCATACTGGGCTTCCCCTGTGATCAATTCGGGCATCAGGAGCCTGGCGGTGAGGCGGAAATTGCTGATTTTTGTGCGGCCCGCTATGCGGTGACTTTTCCAATGTTCGCCAAGATCGAGGTGAACGGGGAGAGCGCCCATGCGCTATATCGCTTGCTGACGGCGGCGGCGCCCGGTTGGTGGGGCGTGGAACGCATCCGTTGGAATTTCACCAAATTTCTGGTTGATCGAGAGGGACGCGTCTATAGCCGGCATGCGCCACAGACCGCGCCCCGACGGCTGGAACGCGGCATCAGGCGCTTGCTCGGCTAG
- a CDS encoding ABC transporter ATP-binding protein — translation MITSTQPLSDPAPALIVHALRKQYGTTVAVDGVGLEVKHNEIVGLLGPNGAGKTTIINMILGILEPTAGAILIEGANLATERQQALSRTNFAAIYAPLPGNMTVYQNLKIFGMLYGVDNLGARIESLIAEFDLERYRGQKCGVLSSGEQTRVALAKAMLNEPQLLLLDEPTASLDPASAHDIRARLRAFADRRHCGVLWTSHNMYEVAEVCDRVLFLARGRILLEGDPRALPRAHGRETLEDLFIHIAREPLAFGSTTS, via the coding sequence TTGATCACAAGCACCCAGCCCCTTAGTGACCCAGCGCCCGCATTAATCGTGCATGCGTTACGCAAACAGTACGGCACTACCGTAGCCGTGGACGGCGTCGGGTTAGAGGTCAAGCACAACGAAATCGTCGGCCTCCTAGGCCCCAATGGCGCGGGCAAGACGACCATCATCAATATGATCCTTGGCATCCTCGAACCGACGGCCGGTGCAATCTTGATTGAGGGAGCCAATCTCGCCACCGAGCGTCAGCAAGCGTTATCGCGCACCAATTTCGCCGCGATCTACGCGCCGCTACCCGGCAACATGACGGTTTATCAGAATCTCAAAATATTCGGCATGCTCTATGGCGTGGACAATCTGGGCGCCAGAATCGAATCGCTGATCGCCGAATTCGATCTCGAGCGCTACCGCGGCCAAAAATGTGGCGTACTTTCCTCCGGCGAACAGACTCGGGTTGCTTTGGCCAAGGCCATGCTCAACGAGCCGCAACTGCTGCTGCTCGACGAACCTACCGCCTCGCTGGACCCCGCCAGCGCGCACGACATCCGTGCGCGCCTGCGTGCCTTTGCGGATCGCCGACATTGTGGTGTGTTGTGGACCTCGCACAATATGTATGAGGTGGCCGAAGTTTGCGACCGGGTCCTGTTTCTTGCCCGCGGACGCATCCTATTGGAGGGCGACCCACGCGCCTTACCGCGAGCGCATGGACGTGAAACCCTTGAAGATCTGTTCATACACATCGCGCGCGAGCCGCTCGCCTTCGGATCGACGACTTCATGA
- a CDS encoding BufA1 family periplasmic bufferin-type metallophore → MKHMHQAVRLALGSLVAAAPLLSPIVAHADAPKMVKCFGVNAAHKNACKTATGSCAGTDPKSRDPNAFILVPQGVCGMIAGGTTHTTPVALKREQAFHKKLMAMAPAERKATMEMLSKKIHALMAPHQG, encoded by the coding sequence TCAGGCCGTTCGCCTCGCCCTCGGTAGCCTCGTGGCCGCCGCGCCACTACTCTCACCGATCGTCGCCCACGCCGACGCGCCGAAGATGGTCAAATGCTTTGGCGTCAACGCCGCTCACAAGAATGCATGCAAGACCGCCACTGGCTCCTGCGCCGGCACCGACCCCAAATCCCGCGACCCCAATGCCTTTATCCTGGTACCTCAGGGCGTCTGCGGGATGATCGCTGGCGGCACCACGCACACGACGCCGGTTGCCCTCAAGCGTGAACAAGCCTTCCACAAAAAACTCATGGCCATGGCACCCGCCGAGCGTAAGGCCACCATGGAAATGCTCAGCAAGAAAATCCATGCCTTGATGGCACCACATCAAGGTTAG
- a CDS encoding polysaccharide deacetylase family protein yields the protein MARPITPLPATFLPQRMVAAHQITLCVQTLNGLAVWLGVIDWREGLSILSLNLLIMFALVLCPRCRLLGPNFARLPNEDAAQGAVALTFDDGPDPTVTPLILDILERYDAHASFFCVGQKAARHPELIREILRRGHSVENHSDRHAPAFAAFGAGALLGDILAAQRVLSETGGQIPRYFRAPMGFRSPLLAGVLRRLDLTHVAWTRRGYDRILRDPHRVYQRLIQGLTPGDILLLHDTRSGKDTPPLALEVLPLLLDHLATQGLRAIALPPNMGIPHATANREPSLHS from the coding sequence ATGGCCCGACCGATCACGCCCTTGCCCGCCACCTTTTTGCCACAACGCATGGTTGCTGCACACCAGATTACGTTATGTGTCCAAACCCTGAATGGGTTGGCCGTGTGGCTGGGTGTGATCGATTGGCGCGAAGGACTCTCCATCCTGAGCCTCAATCTGCTAATCATGTTCGCCCTTGTGCTCTGTCCACGCTGCCGCCTGCTGGGTCCAAATTTCGCGCGGCTACCGAATGAGGATGCCGCGCAGGGCGCCGTCGCCCTGACCTTTGACGACGGCCCGGACCCAACCGTCACGCCGCTGATTTTGGATATTCTTGAGCGCTACGATGCCCACGCAAGCTTCTTCTGCGTCGGCCAAAAGGCCGCGCGTCATCCCGAGCTGATCCGTGAGATCCTACGGCGCGGACACAGCGTGGAAAATCACAGCGACCGCCACGCTCCCGCGTTTGCAGCCTTCGGTGCTGGCGCGCTACTTGGGGATATCCTGGCCGCACAACGCGTACTGAGCGAGACCGGCGGCCAGATACCGCGATATTTCCGCGCCCCTATGGGGTTTCGCAGCCCGCTCCTCGCCGGAGTGTTGCGCCGGCTCGATCTGACACACGTCGCCTGGACCCGACGCGGTTACGATCGCATCTTGCGCGATCCACACCGGGTATATCAGCGCCTGATCCAAGGGCTCACGCCCGGCGATATCCTGTTGCTTCACGACACCCGTAGCGGTAAAGACACGCCGCCTCTTGCACTCGAAGTACTGCCACTGCTGCTTGATCACCTGGCCACGCAAGGGCTGCGGGCGATTGCACTACCGCCGAATATGGGGATACCTCACGCCACTGCGAATCGAGAGCCCAGTCTGCACAGCTGA